One window from the genome of Bubalus kerabau isolate K-KA32 ecotype Philippines breed swamp buffalo chromosome 17, PCC_UOA_SB_1v2, whole genome shotgun sequence encodes:
- the PLAUR gene encoding urokinase plasminogen activator surface receptor isoform X3, which produces MTSCSVEECTPGQDLCRTTVLSVWEGSNEMNVMRKGCTHPDKTNRSMSYRAADQIITLSETVCRSDLCNKPNPGQDATVSRNRYLECASCSSTDLSCERGWDQTMQCPKSRDQCVDVITHRSLKENPGDERHIRGCGILPGCPGPTGFHNNHTFHFLRCCNTTKCNAGSVLELQNLPPNGLQCYSCEGNGAHRCSTEETFLIDCRGPMNQCLEATGTKGLRNPSYTVRGCAAPSWCQSLHVAEAFDLTHVNVSCCTGNGCNHPARDTQPGKGGAPKTSPAHLSFFVSLLLTARLWGATLLCT; this is translated from the exons ATGACGAGCTGCAGTGTTGAAGAGTGTACTCCTGGTCAGGACCTCTGCAGGACCACGGTCCTGAGTGTGTGGGAAG GTAGCAACGAGATGAATGTGATGAGAAAAGGCTGTACCCATCCGGACAAGACCAACAGGTCCATGAGCTATCGGGCTGCCGATCAGATCATCACCCTTTCAGAGACCGTGTGCAGGTCAGACTTGTGCAACAAGCCCAACCCTG GCCAAGATGCTACTGTTTCCAGAAACCGCTACCTCGAATGTGCTTCCTGTTCCTCGACAGACCTCAGCTGTGAGAGGGGCTGGGACCAGACCATGCAATGCCCCAAATCTAGAGATCAGTGCGTGGATGTGATAACCCACCGGAGCCTGAAAG AGAATCCAGGTGATgagcgccacataagaggctgtGGCATCCTTCCTGGCTGCCCAGGCCCCACCGGATTCCACAACAACCACACCTTCCACTTCCTGCGGTGCTGCAACACCACCAAATGCAATGCAGGCTCAG TCCTGGAGCTTCAAAACCTGCCACCAAACGGCTTGCAGTGTTATAGCTGTGAGGGGAACGGCGCCCACAGGTGTTCCACTGAAGAAACTTTCCTCATTGACTGCCGCGGCCCTATGAATCAATGTCTGGAAGCGACAGGCACTAAAG gACTGAGGAACCCAAGCTACACCGTCAGAGGTTGCGCAGCCCCCTCGTGGTGCCAAAGCCTCCACGTAGCTGAAGCCTTCGACCTCACCCACGTCAACGTCTCGTGCTGTACTGGAAATGGCTGTAACCATCCAGCCAGGGACACCCAGCCCGGCAAGGGGGGTGCCCCCAagaccagccctgcccacctcaGCTTCTTTGTCAGCCTGCTCTTGACTGCCAGACTTTGGGGAGCCACTCTCCTCTGCACTTGA
- the PLAUR gene encoding urokinase plasminogen activator surface receptor isoform X4: MNVMRKGCTHPDKTNRSMSYRAADQIITLSETVCRSDLCNKPNPGQDATVSRNRYLECASCSSTDLSCERGWDQTMQCPKSRDQCVDVITHRSLKENPGDERHIRGCGILPGCPGPTGFHNNHTFHFLRCCNTTKCNAGSVLELQNLPPNGLQCYSCEGNGAHRCSTEETFLIDCRGPMNQCLEATGTKGLRNPSYTVRGCAAPSWCQSLHVAEAFDLTHVNVSCCTGNGCNHPARDTQPGKGGAPKTSPAHLSFFVSLLLTARLWGATLLCT; encoded by the exons ATGAATGTGATGAGAAAAGGCTGTACCCATCCGGACAAGACCAACAGGTCCATGAGCTATCGGGCTGCCGATCAGATCATCACCCTTTCAGAGACCGTGTGCAGGTCAGACTTGTGCAACAAGCCCAACCCTG GCCAAGATGCTACTGTTTCCAGAAACCGCTACCTCGAATGTGCTTCCTGTTCCTCGACAGACCTCAGCTGTGAGAGGGGCTGGGACCAGACCATGCAATGCCCCAAATCTAGAGATCAGTGCGTGGATGTGATAACCCACCGGAGCCTGAAAG AGAATCCAGGTGATgagcgccacataagaggctgtGGCATCCTTCCTGGCTGCCCAGGCCCCACCGGATTCCACAACAACCACACCTTCCACTTCCTGCGGTGCTGCAACACCACCAAATGCAATGCAGGCTCAG TCCTGGAGCTTCAAAACCTGCCACCAAACGGCTTGCAGTGTTATAGCTGTGAGGGGAACGGCGCCCACAGGTGTTCCACTGAAGAAACTTTCCTCATTGACTGCCGCGGCCCTATGAATCAATGTCTGGAAGCGACAGGCACTAAAG gACTGAGGAACCCAAGCTACACCGTCAGAGGTTGCGCAGCCCCCTCGTGGTGCCAAAGCCTCCACGTAGCTGAAGCCTTCGACCTCACCCACGTCAACGTCTCGTGCTGTACTGGAAATGGCTGTAACCATCCAGCCAGGGACACCCAGCCCGGCAAGGGGGGTGCCCCCAagaccagccctgcccacctcaGCTTCTTTGTCAGCCTGCTCTTGACTGCCAGACTTTGGGGAGCCACTCTCCTCTGCACTTGA
- the PLAUR gene encoding urokinase plasminogen activator surface receptor isoform X2, translated as MGQPLLLLLLVYTYIPGSWGLRCLQCKNMTSCSVEECTPGQDLCRTTVLSVWEGSNEMNVMRKGCTHPDKTNRSMSYRAADQIITLSETVCRSDLCNKPNPGQDATVSRNRYLECASCSSTDLSCERGWDQTMQCPKSRDQCVDVITHRSLKENPGDERHIRGCGILPGCPGPTGFHNNHTFHFLRCCNTTKCNAGSVLELQNLPPNGLQCYSCEGNGAHRCSTEETFLIDCRGPMNQCLEATGTKGLRNPSYTVRGCAAPSWCQSLHVAEAFDLTHVNVSCCTGNGCNHPARDTQPGKGGAPKTSPAHLSFFVSLLLTARLWGATLLCT; from the exons ATGGGCCAaccgctgctgctactgctgttggTTTACACCTACATTCCAG gCTCTTGGGGCCTGCGGTGCTTACAGTGTAAGAACATGACGAGCTGCAGTGTTGAAGAGTGTACTCCTGGTCAGGACCTCTGCAGGACCACGGTCCTGAGTGTGTGGGAAG GTAGCAACGAGATGAATGTGATGAGAAAAGGCTGTACCCATCCGGACAAGACCAACAGGTCCATGAGCTATCGGGCTGCCGATCAGATCATCACCCTTTCAGAGACCGTGTGCAGGTCAGACTTGTGCAACAAGCCCAACCCTG GCCAAGATGCTACTGTTTCCAGAAACCGCTACCTCGAATGTGCTTCCTGTTCCTCGACAGACCTCAGCTGTGAGAGGGGCTGGGACCAGACCATGCAATGCCCCAAATCTAGAGATCAGTGCGTGGATGTGATAACCCACCGGAGCCTGAAAG AGAATCCAGGTGATgagcgccacataagaggctgtGGCATCCTTCCTGGCTGCCCAGGCCCCACCGGATTCCACAACAACCACACCTTCCACTTCCTGCGGTGCTGCAACACCACCAAATGCAATGCAGGCTCAG TCCTGGAGCTTCAAAACCTGCCACCAAACGGCTTGCAGTGTTATAGCTGTGAGGGGAACGGCGCCCACAGGTGTTCCACTGAAGAAACTTTCCTCATTGACTGCCGCGGCCCTATGAATCAATGTCTGGAAGCGACAGGCACTAAAG gACTGAGGAACCCAAGCTACACCGTCAGAGGTTGCGCAGCCCCCTCGTGGTGCCAAAGCCTCCACGTAGCTGAAGCCTTCGACCTCACCCACGTCAACGTCTCGTGCTGTACTGGAAATGGCTGTAACCATCCAGCCAGGGACACCCAGCCCGGCAAGGGGGGTGCCCCCAagaccagccctgcccacctcaGCTTCTTTGTCAGCCTGCTCTTGACTGCCAGACTTTGGGGAGCCACTCTCCTCTGCACTTGA
- the PLAUR gene encoding urokinase plasminogen activator surface receptor isoform X1: MKRSAEVGTPLGELARWNRPRRVQVEERTRLQVCTRGEGSWGLRCLQCKNMTSCSVEECTPGQDLCRTTVLSVWEGSNEMNVMRKGCTHPDKTNRSMSYRAADQIITLSETVCRSDLCNKPNPGQDATVSRNRYLECASCSSTDLSCERGWDQTMQCPKSRDQCVDVITHRSLKENPGDERHIRGCGILPGCPGPTGFHNNHTFHFLRCCNTTKCNAGSVLELQNLPPNGLQCYSCEGNGAHRCSTEETFLIDCRGPMNQCLEATGTKGLRNPSYTVRGCAAPSWCQSLHVAEAFDLTHVNVSCCTGNGCNHPARDTQPGKGGAPKTSPAHLSFFVSLLLTARLWGATLLCT; the protein is encoded by the exons ATGAAAAGATCGGCGGAAGTCGGAACACCCCTAGGAGAGCTCGCGAGGTGGAATAGGCCCAGGCGGGTGCAGGTAGAGGAAAGGACTAGGCTACAAGTCTGCACCCGCGGAGAGG gCTCTTGGGGCCTGCGGTGCTTACAGTGTAAGAACATGACGAGCTGCAGTGTTGAAGAGTGTACTCCTGGTCAGGACCTCTGCAGGACCACGGTCCTGAGTGTGTGGGAAG GTAGCAACGAGATGAATGTGATGAGAAAAGGCTGTACCCATCCGGACAAGACCAACAGGTCCATGAGCTATCGGGCTGCCGATCAGATCATCACCCTTTCAGAGACCGTGTGCAGGTCAGACTTGTGCAACAAGCCCAACCCTG GCCAAGATGCTACTGTTTCCAGAAACCGCTACCTCGAATGTGCTTCCTGTTCCTCGACAGACCTCAGCTGTGAGAGGGGCTGGGACCAGACCATGCAATGCCCCAAATCTAGAGATCAGTGCGTGGATGTGATAACCCACCGGAGCCTGAAAG AGAATCCAGGTGATgagcgccacataagaggctgtGGCATCCTTCCTGGCTGCCCAGGCCCCACCGGATTCCACAACAACCACACCTTCCACTTCCTGCGGTGCTGCAACACCACCAAATGCAATGCAGGCTCAG TCCTGGAGCTTCAAAACCTGCCACCAAACGGCTTGCAGTGTTATAGCTGTGAGGGGAACGGCGCCCACAGGTGTTCCACTGAAGAAACTTTCCTCATTGACTGCCGCGGCCCTATGAATCAATGTCTGGAAGCGACAGGCACTAAAG gACTGAGGAACCCAAGCTACACCGTCAGAGGTTGCGCAGCCCCCTCGTGGTGCCAAAGCCTCCACGTAGCTGAAGCCTTCGACCTCACCCACGTCAACGTCTCGTGCTGTACTGGAAATGGCTGTAACCATCCAGCCAGGGACACCCAGCCCGGCAAGGGGGGTGCCCCCAagaccagccctgcccacctcaGCTTCTTTGTCAGCCTGCTCTTGACTGCCAGACTTTGGGGAGCCACTCTCCTCTGCACTTGA